A part of Methanothermobacter sp. genomic DNA contains:
- a CDS encoding MBL fold metallo-hydrolase, protein MIQKFDNIIAIEGALFDSNTYIIGDTVVDTGTGMNPDNLMRKMKGAGVEPGSIKHIVNTHCHFDHTGGNKLFDADIAIHSFDADALRDGDDAKTVAYMFSASIEPMEVAVELGNGDFIGDFEVIHTPGHTPGCICLYDGRSLISGDTVFADGGFGRVDVGGDINELAESIRKLMKLDIEYLFPGHGPWVDNGSRHVELAATLLGIG, encoded by the coding sequence ATGATACAGAAATTCGATAATATAATAGCGATTGAAGGAGCACTCTTTGATTCTAACACCTACATCATCGGGGACACTGTGGTTGATACGGGGACCGGAATGAACCCTGATAATCTCATGAGGAAGATGAAGGGGGCCGGTGTTGAGCCGGGCAGCATAAAACATATAGTGAATACACACTGCCACTTTGACCACACAGGTGGGAACAAGCTCTTTGATGCAGATATAGCAATTCACAGTTTTGATGCAGATGCATTAAGGGATGGGGACGATGCAAAAACTGTTGCCTACATGTTTTCTGCATCCATAGAACCAATGGAAGTGGCTGTTGAACTAGGGAATGGGGACTTCATAGGTGACTTTGAGGTTATCCACACCCCTGGTCACACACCAGGCTGCATATGCCTCTATGATGGCAGATCACTTATCTCAGGGGACACGGTTTTTGCTGATGGCGGATTCGGTCGGGTTGATGTTGGTGGAGACATAAATGAACTTGCAGAGTCCATCAGAAAACTTATGAAACTCGACATCGAGTACCTGTTCCCTGGTCACGGCCCATGGGTTGATAACGGTTCAAGGCATGTGGAACTGGCAGCGACCCTTCTTGGAATAGGGTAA
- the hjc gene encoding Holliday junction resolvase Hjc, which produces MVRDGSRGERDLVKLLWEKNFAAMRAPASGGATKKPLPDIIAGNGEIYLAIEVKMTSGKRIYIDSGKIKGLLEFSKIFGAEPYIGVKFKYRDWIFLSPGDLEMTPSENYRVDLDIALARGLDIHEITGRERQTRLK; this is translated from the coding sequence ATGGTTAGGGATGGATCGCGCGGAGAGAGGGACCTCGTAAAGCTCCTCTGGGAAAAAAATTTTGCAGCCATGAGAGCACCGGCCTCTGGAGGCGCCACAAAAAAACCTCTTCCTGATATCATTGCAGGAAACGGAGAAATATACCTTGCAATCGAGGTCAAGATGACATCAGGTAAGCGCATATACATTGATTCAGGGAAAATAAAGGGTCTTCTGGAGTTTTCAAAGATATTCGGTGCAGAACCATATATTGGAGTAAAATTCAAGTACAGGGACTGGATTTTTCTTTCACCGGGAGACCTTGAAATGACACCATCAGAAAATTACAGGGTTGACCTCGATATTGCCCTTGCGAGAGGCCTGGATATACATGAGATAACGGGCCGTGAAAGGCAGACCCGACTCAAATGA
- a CDS encoding zinc ribbon domain-containing protein, with amino-acid sequence MDMVYCPSCGERNRESSRFCRNCGTLLEEKPLKSRFMSGDFRETSVKRELQRKEFSDARKEGFEWDTALRGALVLVILMVILGRIFGFMGAMAALLVSVIYVLSSSRRKSQSLMILLVALVVAAATSALFTI; translated from the coding sequence ATGGATATGGTTTACTGCCCCAGCTGTGGTGAAAGGAACAGGGAGAGCTCGAGGTTCTGCAGGAACTGCGGAACCCTCCTTGAGGAAAAACCACTCAAATCCAGGTTCATGTCTGGAGATTTCAGGGAAACCTCAGTTAAAAGGGAGCTTCAGAGGAAAGAGTTCAGCGATGCCAGAAAGGAGGGTTTCGAATGGGATACAGCCCTGCGCGGCGCACTGGTGCTTGTGATCCTCATGGTGATCCTTGGCAGAATATTTGGATTTATGGGTGCTATGGCAGCCCTTCTGGTATCTGTAATCTATGTGCTTTCCTCCTCCAGGAGAAAGTCCCAGTCACTGATGATTTTACTCGTGGCTCTTGTGGTGGCGGCTGCAACGTCAGCATTATTCACCATATAA
- a CDS encoding radical SAM protein, with amino-acid sequence MNVIESLKEMDILKLMNRASEITLKHHGDIITLERAVFLSWWCERGDCAFCYMSTQKPRIREPSKARRNVKAILAEAEICRRLGWNIEFLSGGYGSFSPEEIKEIAERIRDITGSPVWLNTGITTDLEIYGDEVAGITGALEVANPDLQRKLCPSKPKEDIAEMLEVARDLGFRRGITIILGLGETPDDLRYLFEFIEDLEINRVTFYALNPHEGTVFENQPQPATLYYAGTVAATRIEFPDLEIITGTWMDNLGSIGPLVLSGANGITKFPLFKMFGTSYGKRVEEEVRWAGRKLAGTFTDVERLRRGRSYPEIDPFIERYVNGCLKNLKLL; translated from the coding sequence ATGAATGTTATAGAATCACTGAAGGAAATGGATATACTCAAATTGATGAACAGGGCCAGTGAAATCACCCTCAAACATCATGGGGATATAATAACACTGGAAAGGGCGGTTTTTCTCTCATGGTGGTGTGAAAGGGGGGACTGTGCCTTCTGCTATATGAGCACACAGAAGCCGCGTATAAGGGAACCATCAAAGGCCAGAAGAAACGTCAAAGCCATACTGGCAGAGGCCGAAATATGCAGGAGACTGGGGTGGAACATAGAGTTCCTATCAGGAGGCTATGGTTCATTCTCCCCTGAGGAGATAAAGGAGATCGCAGAGAGGATAAGGGATATAACAGGATCCCCTGTCTGGCTGAACACAGGTATAACCACCGATCTTGAAATATACGGTGATGAGGTGGCTGGTATAACAGGAGCGCTGGAGGTGGCAAACCCTGATCTTCAGAGGAAACTGTGCCCCAGCAAACCCAAGGAGGACATAGCTGAGATGCTTGAGGTAGCCAGGGACCTGGGATTCAGGAGGGGTATCACCATAATACTGGGACTCGGTGAGACACCCGATGACCTCAGATACCTCTTCGAATTTATAGAGGATCTTGAAATAAACCGTGTAACCTTCTATGCCCTCAACCCCCATGAGGGAACGGTATTTGAGAATCAGCCCCAGCCCGCCACCCTCTATTATGCAGGAACAGTTGCCGCCACAAGGATAGAGTTCCCTGACCTGGAGATCATCACAGGGACCTGGATGGATAACTTGGGAAGCATAGGTCCACTAGTCCTCAGCGGGGCCAACGGGATAACCAAATTCCCCCTTTTCAAGATGTTCGGGACCTCCTACGGAAAGCGTGTTGAGGAGGAGGTTAGGTGGGCCGGGAGGAAGCTTGCAGGTACATTCACAGATGTTGAGAGACTCAGAAGGGGTAGGTCCTACCCTGAAATTGACCCCTTCATAGAGAGGTATGTTAACGGATGTCTGAAAAATCTTAAATTGCTTTAA
- the gatB gene encoding Asp-tRNA(Asn)/Glu-tRNA(Gln) amidotransferase subunit GatB yields MKCGLEIHVQLDTRSKLFCRCPTDYQDAPPNTNICPVCLNQPGAKPHPPNRRALEGALKIALMLDCRINPEITYFMRKHYNYPDLPSGYQRTSIPVGLEGELNGVRIREVHIEEDPGQYKPDHGVVDFNRSGIPLIEIVTEPDIRSPEEARNFLRELIRVLEYSGCARGEGTMRADVNISLEGGRRVEIKNINSIKGAYKALKFEMVRQKNLLKRGVEVKQETRAFLESQMITVSMRLKEEAEDYRYIPDPDLPPMRFEGELLDGIRDIIPEAPHLKVKRFMEEYGLREEDARVLTSELELADAFEEVAASIDPEFAALWMRDELKRVLYYNKVSFAESGITPENIVELLEMIQNREVTTKAAKKIIEEMPFNKRSPREIATEMGLIGIIDESRVIEAVEQAIRENPQAVQDYHDGKKAAINFLVGQVMRITRGKAEPERTVELIKERI; encoded by the coding sequence ATGAAATGTGGTCTTGAAATTCATGTTCAGCTTGACACCAGATCAAAGCTATTCTGCAGATGCCCGACAGATTACCAGGACGCCCCCCCAAACACAAACATATGCCCGGTGTGCCTCAACCAGCCAGGGGCAAAACCCCATCCACCAAACAGAAGAGCCCTTGAGGGGGCTCTGAAAATCGCCCTCATGCTTGACTGCAGAATAAACCCTGAGATCACATACTTCATGCGTAAGCACTACAACTACCCGGATCTCCCATCAGGTTACCAGAGGACATCCATACCCGTTGGACTTGAGGGGGAGCTCAACGGCGTCAGGATCAGAGAGGTGCACATAGAGGAGGACCCCGGTCAGTATAAACCGGACCACGGTGTGGTTGACTTCAACAGATCAGGCATCCCCCTCATTGAAATTGTTACAGAGCCAGACATTAGGTCACCCGAGGAGGCCAGAAACTTCCTCAGGGAACTCATAAGGGTGCTGGAATACAGTGGCTGTGCCCGTGGTGAGGGCACAATGAGGGCCGACGTCAACATATCCCTGGAGGGGGGCCGCAGGGTTGAGATAAAGAACATAAACTCAATAAAGGGTGCCTACAAGGCCCTTAAGTTTGAGATGGTGAGGCAGAAGAACCTCCTCAAGAGGGGTGTTGAGGTCAAACAGGAAACACGTGCATTTCTTGAATCCCAGATGATAACCGTTTCCATGAGGCTCAAGGAGGAGGCAGAGGACTACAGATACATACCCGATCCCGACCTCCCTCCTATGCGCTTTGAGGGTGAACTGCTGGATGGTATCAGAGACATAATACCTGAGGCACCCCATCTTAAGGTGAAACGATTCATGGAGGAATACGGTTTAAGGGAGGAGGATGCAAGGGTGCTGACCTCAGAACTGGAACTTGCAGATGCCTTTGAGGAGGTTGCAGCATCCATAGACCCGGAGTTCGCTGCCCTCTGGATGAGAGACGAGCTCAAAAGGGTGCTCTACTACAACAAGGTGAGCTTTGCAGAAAGCGGTATAACACCCGAGAACATTGTGGAACTCCTTGAGATGATACAGAATAGGGAGGTAACCACCAAGGCCGCCAAAAAGATCATAGAGGAGATGCCATTTAACAAAAGGAGCCCCCGGGAGATAGCCACCGAAATGGGACTCATAGGAATCATAGATGAATCCCGGGTCATAGAGGCCGTTGAGCAGGCCATAAGGGAAAACCCTCAGGCGGTCCAGGACTACCATGATGGCAAGAAGGCTGCCATAAACTTCCTGGTTGGGCAGGTGATGAGGATCACGAGGGGAAAGGCAGAGCCTGAACGGACAGTTGAACTGATAAAGGAAAGGATCTGA
- a CDS encoding DUF504 domain-containing protein, whose translation MAKNVLDLLMWHPKWDIKKCRISYIHRGAQRNLKTVQGSDIERLERGFLVLSNGAWIPYHRVVKIVCDNSFIWKKHEKG comes from the coding sequence ATGGCCAAGAACGTCCTGGATCTTCTTATGTGGCATCCTAAATGGGACATTAAAAAGTGCAGGATAAGCTACATCCACAGGGGGGCTCAGAGAAACCTCAAAACAGTTCAGGGGTCAGATATTGAAAGGCTCGAAAGGGGCTTCCTTGTGCTGAGTAACGGTGCGTGGATACCCTACCATCGTGTGGTTAAAATAGTCTGCGATAATAGTTTCATCTGGAAAAAACATGAGAAGGGATAG
- a CDS encoding CBS domain-containing protein — translation MSNKALVKDYMTRDVITVSSDTSTAEIIKLMKETGHDGFPVKDNGTVIGMVTAFDLLIKPWVKKVSEIMSRDVVVADQDMSLNDAARVMFRMGISRLPVIDKEGKLVGIITNTDIVRSHIERSTPMKVNYFKKTLEQLYGVKPEVKQMKVPIEKLRPTQSKVYADELQGRTYEIKRGLAEPTIVVKTGDRYVLVDGHHRTLASYRLGCKEIDSYVIDIKKDMKLGMEKTADLNGVYTLEDIEVIDDAQHPLIAITTSMRKAMAGKKNGG, via the coding sequence ATGAGCAATAAGGCACTTGTGAAGGATTACATGACCCGGGACGTTATAACTGTCTCCTCAGACACTTCAACAGCTGAAATCATTAAGCTCATGAAGGAAACAGGTCATGATGGGTTCCCGGTCAAGGATAACGGTACCGTGATTGGGATGGTGACTGCCTTTGACCTCCTCATAAAACCATGGGTCAAAAAGGTATCAGAGATTATGTCAAGGGATGTGGTTGTTGCAGACCAGGATATGTCCCTCAATGACGCTGCAAGGGTAATGTTCAGGATGGGGATCTCCAGACTGCCAGTCATAGATAAGGAAGGTAAACTTGTGGGTATAATAACAAACACTGACATCGTGAGATCCCACATTGAACGTTCCACCCCCATGAAGGTTAACTACTTCAAGAAGACACTGGAACAGCTCTATGGTGTCAAGCCTGAAGTTAAACAGATGAAGGTCCCAATCGAAAAGCTGCGGCCCACCCAGAGCAAGGTATACGCCGATGAACTGCAGGGAAGAACCTATGAAATTAAAAGGGGTCTTGCAGAGCCCACAATAGTTGTGAAGACAGGTGACAGGTATGTCCTGGTCGATGGTCACCACAGGACCCTAGCATCCTACAGGCTGGGCTGCAAGGAGATAGACTCATATGTCATCGATATCAAGAAGGACATGAAGCTGGGTATGGAGAAGACAGCAGACCTCAACGGTGTTTATACTCTGGAAGACATTGAGGTTATAGATGACGCCCAGCACCCCCTGATTGCGATAACAACCAGCATGAGAAAGGCTATGGCAGGTAAGAAGAATGGTGGATGA
- the hisE gene encoding phosphoribosyl-ATP diphosphatase, giving the protein MVDERILREIYAVLEDRRDNPVDSYTSRLMRDDEKRAEDKILEKIGEEAAEVIIASKNNERLVEESADLIFHTLLLLVYKGIPFESLLEEFAARRK; this is encoded by the coding sequence ATGGTGGATGAGAGAATTTTAAGGGAAATCTACGCTGTACTTGAGGACCGTCGCGATAACCCTGTGGACTCCTACACCTCCAGACTCATGAGGGATGATGAGAAAAGGGCTGAGGATAAGATACTTGAGAAGATCGGTGAGGAGGCAGCAGAGGTGATCATAGCCTCAAAGAATAATGAGCGCCTCGTGGAGGAGTCTGCTGACCTGATATTCCACACACTTCTACTCCTTGTATACAAGGGGATTCCCTTTGAGAGCCTGCTTGAGGAGTTCGCTGCAAGAAGAAAATAA
- a CDS encoding N-acetyltransferase: protein MDIVQFEPRFSGTVGRLIYETDRQLFDLFFKNPEDILEKLLRNGVCWDPERIIMAASEGEVLGVLAYDLEGSESGVIDLFRMLGPIDALRVMMMDLIDSMSTQQVEDGDLYIASLAVAPEARGQGVGFRLLQEAQMIAEDRGLDRLTLDVSPTNIPAVNLYSKFGFRFTGKKEIKILKREFHQMELPLH from the coding sequence ATGGATATTGTTCAGTTCGAACCCCGATTCTCGGGCACTGTAGGAAGGCTCATCTATGAGACTGACCGGCAACTCTTTGACCTCTTTTTCAAAAACCCTGAGGATATACTGGAAAAACTTCTAAGGAATGGTGTCTGCTGGGACCCTGAGAGAATAATCATGGCAGCCAGTGAAGGAGAGGTTCTTGGTGTTCTGGCCTATGACCTTGAAGGCAGTGAATCTGGAGTTATTGATTTATTCAGAATGCTGGGACCCATAGATGCCCTGAGGGTCATGATGATGGACCTCATTGACTCTATGAGTACCCAGCAGGTTGAGGATGGTGACCTCTACATAGCATCCCTTGCTGTCGCACCTGAGGCGAGGGGGCAGGGTGTTGGTTTCAGGCTCCTGCAGGAGGCCCAGATGATTGCAGAGGATAGGGGTCTTGATAGGCTTACACTGGACGTATCCCCCACAAACATCCCTGCAGTGAACCTTTACAGTAAGTTTGGATTCAGATTCACAGGTAAAAAGGAGATAAAAATTTTAAAAAGAGAATTCCACCAGATGGAACTACCACTTCACTGA
- a CDS encoding helix-turn-helix domain-containing protein, translating into MDDDDYICSVEAAINEIGGKWKSLVLCALKDGKLRFSEINRKIPRITQRMLTKTLRELEANGLINRIVYPEVPPRVEYSLTEKGKSVIPILDELCEWGKRYGTHEK; encoded by the coding sequence ATGGATGATGACGACTACATATGCTCTGTTGAGGCAGCCATTAATGAAATAGGGGGTAAATGGAAGTCCCTTGTCCTCTGCGCCCTCAAGGATGGTAAGCTCCGCTTCAGTGAGATAAACCGGAAGATACCCCGGATAACACAGAGGATGCTCACCAAGACCCTCCGTGAACTTGAGGCAAACGGCCTCATAAACCGCATTGTATACCCGGAGGTGCCCCCGAGGGTTGAGTACTCCCTCACTGAAAAGGGAAAGTCAGTCATACCCATCCTCGACGAGCTCTGTGAATGGGGCAAGAGGTATGGTACACACGAAAAATGA
- the larB gene encoding nickel pincer cofactor biosynthesis protein LarB produces MRSILRKLLKGEISVEEAERAIESAQLKLDRVRFDILREKRTGFPEAVFAPGKSDEDIINIIKTVGDVIVTRLSPERAERIMDGLDPGDDYTADYHETARVLAVRSGKPERLGRIGILSGGTSDIPVAEEARVVAEESGCEVLTAYDVGVAGIHRLLEPLQDMLESDVKVLIVVAGMEGALPSVVAGLVDVPVIGVPASVGYGVGEGGFTALNSMLQSCSPGIGVVNIDNGFGAAVLAVKILRAFAGD; encoded by the coding sequence GTGAGATCGATTTTAAGGAAACTCCTAAAGGGCGAAATCTCGGTTGAGGAGGCAGAAAGGGCGATTGAATCGGCCCAGCTTAAACTGGATAGGGTCAGGTTTGATATACTGCGTGAGAAAAGAACAGGTTTTCCTGAGGCGGTATTTGCACCTGGAAAAAGTGATGAGGATATAATTAACATTATAAAAACTGTTGGAGACGTTATTGTAACAAGGCTCTCCCCTGAAAGGGCTGAGAGGATCATGGATGGGTTGGATCCTGGAGATGATTACACCGCCGATTACCATGAAACGGCCAGGGTGCTTGCTGTGAGGTCAGGGAAACCTGAAAGGCTGGGGAGGATAGGCATACTTTCTGGGGGAACATCAGATATACCCGTTGCAGAGGAGGCAAGGGTGGTTGCAGAGGAGTCTGGCTGTGAGGTTCTCACTGCATATGATGTTGGGGTTGCTGGCATCCACCGGCTCCTTGAACCACTGCAGGACATGCTTGAATCAGATGTTAAGGTGCTGATTGTTGTGGCTGGCATGGAGGGGGCGCTTCCCTCTGTGGTCGCGGGCCTTGTTGATGTGCCGGTTATAGGTGTTCCAGCATCAGTTGGTTACGGGGTCGGTGAGGGCGGTTTTACGGCACTCAACTCCATGCTACAGTCTTGCTCCCCGGGTATAGGGGTTGTCAATATAGATAACGGTTTCGGGGCCGCTGTACTTGCGGTCAAAATACTGAGGGCCTTTGCAGGTGATTGA
- the hypF gene encoding carbamoyltransferase HypF yields the protein MYRAQLTVEGIVQGVGFRPAVYRLAHELGLKGYVRNMGNLVEIVLEGDENRIKGFIQRLKAEKPPLSRITRINNEMTAIDSPSFTDFSIKESSSKSSGTSVIPADVATCSRCLEEIMDENNRRYLYPFTACTDCGPRFTVIESIPYDRERTSMREFPLCSSCMEEYLNPLDRRYHAEATCCPVCGPRPFLWREDVIETDNPLKMAAELLDEGEILAVKGIGGTHLVCRADDEDAVMKLRSRLGRPSQPFACMSPDVPSVKVYACISEAEEKALTSRRRPIVVLNKNSDYPLATSVAPGLHNIGVMLPYSGIHHVLFRYTKAPAYVMTSANKPGDPMFIRNSEILRGLEGIADYFLLHDRKIINRCDDSVVRFRGGEMAFIRRSRGYAPEPYDLTHLSENLSALCLGPEIDVTFSVLKGGQCYVSQHIGNTSRYDTLLFLKEAVNYLMGITGTESVDVIACDLHPQFLTTSYAEELSESFSADILRVQHHHAHALALMLDNGVGECVCIAADGVGYGADGTSWGGEILHCQGPEYSRVGSLMPQKMPGGDLATRYPARMLLSMLLDSYEGDIRELFIERYLDYFPHGEREIDVVLKQIESGLNTGVSSSMGRVLDAISAALRICGRRSYEGECAMKLESAAFRAKGKLRIPFRIIRRDKRYILDTSGILMDVMDLLESGENRAEIANAAQRAVAEGLAEIAVLAAEDLGVEVIGGTGGVFYNEAISLVVSDYVKERGYSFIQHRNSCAGDGSVSLGQAVAAALEYRK from the coding sequence ATGTACCGTGCCCAGCTCACTGTTGAGGGAATAGTGCAGGGGGTTGGCTTCAGGCCAGCCGTCTACAGGCTTGCACATGAACTCGGACTTAAAGGATACGTCAGGAACATGGGAAACCTGGTTGAAATTGTCCTTGAAGGAGATGAAAATAGAATAAAAGGATTTATACAGCGTCTTAAGGCAGAAAAACCTCCCCTTTCAAGGATAACCAGGATAAACAATGAGATGACCGCCATCGACAGTCCATCCTTCACCGATTTCAGTATAAAGGAGAGCTCATCAAAGTCATCAGGGACATCTGTGATACCTGCAGACGTTGCAACCTGCAGCAGGTGCCTTGAGGAGATAATGGATGAGAATAACAGGCGTTACCTCTACCCCTTCACCGCATGTACAGACTGCGGACCCAGGTTCACCGTCATTGAATCCATTCCCTATGACCGTGAGAGGACCAGTATGCGTGAATTCCCCCTCTGCAGCTCCTGCATGGAGGAGTACCTCAACCCCCTCGACAGGAGGTACCATGCAGAGGCAACATGCTGCCCGGTATGCGGTCCCCGGCCATTTCTGTGGCGTGAAGATGTTATTGAAACAGATAACCCCCTGAAAATGGCTGCAGAACTTCTTGATGAGGGTGAAATACTCGCGGTTAAGGGTATAGGGGGCACTCACCTGGTCTGCCGGGCAGACGATGAGGATGCCGTGATGAAACTTCGCTCAAGGCTTGGAAGGCCCAGTCAGCCATTCGCCTGCATGTCCCCTGATGTTCCCTCAGTGAAGGTCTATGCATGCATATCTGAAGCAGAGGAGAAGGCCCTAACCTCCAGGCGAAGGCCAATAGTGGTCCTGAATAAAAACAGTGACTACCCCCTCGCCACCTCAGTTGCACCGGGCCTCCACAACATAGGGGTCATGTTACCCTACTCTGGAATACACCACGTCCTCTTCAGGTACACCAAGGCACCCGCCTATGTCATGACCTCAGCCAATAAACCAGGGGACCCCATGTTCATCAGGAACAGTGAGATACTCAGGGGCCTTGAGGGTATAGCCGATTACTTCCTTCTCCATGACCGTAAAATCATAAACCGCTGCGATGACTCTGTTGTCCGCTTCAGGGGTGGGGAGATGGCCTTCATAAGGCGGTCCAGGGGTTACGCACCTGAACCCTATGACCTCACGCATCTATCAGAGAATCTATCGGCCCTCTGCCTTGGACCGGAAATTGATGTGACCTTCTCTGTCCTTAAGGGGGGCCAGTGCTATGTATCACAGCACATAGGCAACACATCAAGGTATGACACCCTCCTATTCCTCAAGGAGGCGGTGAATTACCTCATGGGTATAACCGGCACAGAATCCGTGGATGTCATAGCCTGCGACCTACACCCCCAGTTCCTGACAACCTCCTATGCAGAGGAACTCTCTGAGAGTTTCTCTGCGGACATCCTGAGGGTCCAGCACCACCATGCCCATGCCCTGGCACTCATGCTCGATAATGGTGTTGGTGAGTGCGTGTGTATAGCCGCAGATGGTGTTGGCTACGGTGCAGATGGCACTTCATGGGGTGGTGAGATCCTCCACTGCCAAGGCCCCGAATATTCAAGGGTTGGGAGCCTCATGCCACAGAAGATGCCTGGAGGCGACCTTGCAACAAGGTACCCTGCAAGGATGCTGCTCTCAATGCTCCTGGACAGCTACGAGGGGGACATCCGTGAACTTTTCATTGAAAGGTACCTGGATTACTTCCCCCACGGTGAAAGGGAGATTGATGTTGTATTAAAGCAGATTGAAAGTGGACTCAACACAGGCGTGAGCAGCAGTATGGGCAGAGTCCTTGATGCAATTTCAGCAGCCCTCAGAATATGCGGAAGGAGAAGCTATGAGGGCGAATGTGCCATGAAACTTGAATCAGCTGCCTTCAGGGCTAAAGGGAAACTCAGAATACCCTTCAGAATCATTAGGAGGGATAAGAGGTACATCCTTGATACATCGGGCATACTCATGGATGTGATGGATCTTCTGGAATCCGGTGAGAACAGAGCAGAGATAGCCAATGCAGCCCAGCGAGCCGTTGCAGAGGGACTTGCAGAGATAGCTGTCCTTGCAGCTGAGGATCTCGGAGTTGAGGTTATAGGGGGAACGGGTGGTGTTTTCTACAATGAGGCCATAAGCCTTGTGGTGAGTGATTACGTTAAAGAGAGGGGCTACAGTTTCATTCAGCACAGAAATTCATGTGCAGGTGATGGTTCGGTGTCCCTTGGGCAGGCAGTTGCAGCTGCCCTCGAATACAGGAAATAA